The region TGGGGTGTTTGAAGTTAAAGCTACCTCCGGCAACAATCACCTGGGTGGAGATGACTTTGATGATGTCATCGTCCGCTGGATGATTGAAGCTTTCAAAGCGCAAGAAGGAATCGACCTCTCCATTGACAAAATGGCACTGCAACGGCTGCGAGAAGCGGCAGAGAAAGCTAAGATTGAGCTATCAAGTACACTAACGACTTCAATCAACCTGCCCTTCATCACGGCTGATGAAACTGGACCAAAACATCTGGAAATGGAGCTAACCCGTGCCAAGTTTGAGGAATTAGCCAGTCATCTAATTGAAAGCACCATCGAACCGACTGCTCAGGCACTCAAAGATGCGGATTTAACGATAGATGATATTGACCGTATTCTGCTTGTAGGTGGTTCCACCCGCATTCCAGCTGTGCAGGAGGCGATTCGCAAGTATTTTAACGGCAAAGCACCTGATCGTTCCGTTAACCCGGATGAAGCTGTTGCTCTGGGTGCTGCAATTCAGGCAGGTGTACTGGGCGGCGAAGTCAAAGACTTATTGCTGCTAGATGTGACACCACTTTCGCTTGGAATCGAAACGTTGGGTGAGGTGTTCACTAAGATCATTGAACGCAATACCACTATTCCCACGAGTAAAACCCAGGTATTCTCTACTGCAACGGATGGTCAAACCTCAGTTGAGATTCATGCCCTCCAGGGGGAACGGGCAATGGCGAAAGATAACAAAAGCCTTGGAAAGTTCCAGTTGAATGGAATTCCGCCCGCACCCCGCGGCGTTCCTCAAATTGAGGTGTCTTTTGATATTGATGCCAATGGGATTTTGAAAGTCTCTGCAAGAGACAAAGGCACTGGACGGGAACAAAGTATTTCAATTACCAATACAGGCGGGCTAAGCTCTACTGAAATTGAACGGATGCGTCAGGAAGCGGAGGTTTTTGCTGAAGAAGATCAGAATCGGAAACAACTGGTGGAACTGAAGAACCAGGCAGAAAGCCTGTTCTATAGTTACGAAACCACGATTCGAGATAACGGCGAATTCATTAGTGAAGAACTAAAAGCCCTGAGTGCTGAACGGTTAGAGGATTTAAAGGCAGCGATCGCAAATCCCAACATCGCGGTTGAAGCGATGAAGCAAAAACTAGATGCGCTCCAACAAACCTTACTGGATATTGGCACAGCCGTTTATCAACGAACAACCGAATCCTCCTCTTATGACTCAGTTGGCTACGCTGATGATGTTGCTGCATATAGCGAGGCAACAGAGGATGCTACTGTCCGATATGATCCCCACTCCAGTGCTTCTCTAGATGAGGAATTTAACTTTGATGAGGATGCGACTATCACCGCAGACTATGAAGCAGTAGACTAACTTACACAATCCTGGTTAAAAAAAATCAACCGCGTGCATCTAGAACACCACCTTTATCGGTAGTTAATTCGCTAAGGTAATAAAGGGCGAGTGAACTACTTACCACAATGTTTTTCTGAAGGAGCATTCTTTATCCTACACAAGAGCTTGCTTCATTGGAAAAGAATTCGTGTGCTGGTATTTGAGGAGGGGTTTTGCCCCTAGCAGTTAACAAGTTCTCGTTCCGCATTATTACCCTTGTATCCTAATCCTTAACTCCATCTAAACCCCTTTATCCCTGAAAGCAACACGCTATGGCTGACTTCTACGAAACCCTCGGTGTTTCTCGCGACGCTGATAAGGAAGAGATTAAACAGGCTTATCGACGGTTAGCCCGTAAGTATCATCCTGATGTTAATAAAGAGCCAGGAGCCGAAGAACGCTTTAAGGAAATTAACCGAGCCTATGAGGTCTTGTCTGAGCCAGAAATGCGTGCTCGTTATGATCGCTTTGGTGAGGCTGGAATTGGGGGAGCGGCTGCAGGGGCAGGTGGATTCCAAGATTTTGGTGACTTTGGTGGTTTCGCTGCAGATATTTTTGAAAGCTTTTTTAGTGGCTTCGGTGGCGGGATGGGTACCCAAACAGCTTCTCGTAAAAGAGGACCCACGCGAGGCGATGATCTTCGGTTAGATCTCAAACTTGAATTCCGGGAAGCCGTATTTGGTGGTGAGAAAGAGATTCGCATCAGTCACTTAGAGACCTGCAACACCTGCGAAGGCTCTGGCGCAAAGCCTGGTACTCGCCCCCACACCTGCTCTACCTGTAATGGTTCTGGGCAGGTGCGCCGAGCAGCTCGCACTCCTTTTGGGAGTTTTACCCAAGTCTCTGTTTGTCCTACCTGTAATGGAACTGGGCAGGTAATCGACGAGAAGTGCGAAGCCTGTGGTGGGCGTGGGCAGCGGCAGGAAACCAAAAAGCTGAAGATTACAATTCCGGCAGGTGTAGATAACGGAACTCGGTTACGTGTGACTGGTGAAGGAGATGCTGGACAGCGAAATGGCCCGTCTGGAGATCTGTATGTTTATCTGTACGTTACTCAAGACTCTGAATTCCGTCGTGATGGGATTAACATCCTCTCCGATCTGAAGGTAAGTTACATTCAAGCCTTGTTGGGGGCGCGGGTGGAAGTCAATACAGTGGATGATAAACCGCACGAAATTTTGATTCCACCAGGGACTCAACCAGGCACTGTGTTGACGCTGGAAAATAAAGGTGTTCCCAAATTAGGAAATCCTGTCGCTAGAGGGGATCATTTAATTACTGTGCACGTGGATATTCCCACTAAGCTGATGCCAGAAGAGCGGGAGTTGTTAGAGAAGATTGCCAAGATTCGAGGCGAACGCACCGAAAAAGGTGGCATCGAAGGCTTCATTGGTAAGATGTTTGGTGGATGAATGCGAAAACCATGGTGGAAAATCCAGATGTCAGGTTAGATTTACGGGGAACGCCTTGTCCAATTAACTTTGTGCGGACGAAGTTACGGCTAGAACAGATGCAACCTGGTGAATTATTAGAAGTATGGCTTGATCCAGGGGAACCTGTGGAGCAAGTACCTGATAGTTTGGCAATGGAGGGATACGCGATCGAGGATTTGGAGAACCACGTTGACTTTTTTGCCTTACAAGTTCGGTGTCCGACTAATAGCGGTTCCGAGTGCTGAGTTATGAGTGCTGAGTTGCAAGAATCATCAGCCAATGACCAGGCATCTAGCAGTGGATTGGTTGGGATGGTGTTGGCAGTTCAGGCAAATTTTTATTTGGTTCGATTGAGTGCTCATATTGAAGCCCCTGCACCTATTCACTCTTCTACCTTGTCTTCGCCATCATCCCCTGTTTCTACTGTCCCATCCTCCTCACTTCCTTTACCTTCTCTATCTCCCTACCCCTCAATCCCCCTGACTCTCCTTTGCACTCGTCGATCGCGCCTGAAGAAATTGGGGCAGCGGGTGATGGTCGGCGATCGTGTGGAGATTGAGGAACCCGACTGGCAGGGAGGACGCGGGGCAATTGCCAGGATCTTACCGCGCACGTCAGAATTGGATCGACCGCCAGTGGCCAATGCCAATCAGGTGTTGTTGGTCTTTGCGTTAGCAGAACCAACTCTTGATCCCAATCAACTAACTCGTTTCTTGATTAAGGCAGAATCAACTAGATTAAATGTTTGCTTGTGTTTGAGCAAACGTGATTTAGTCTCGCAGGCGGAGCAAGATCGCTGGCAACAACGGCTGCACCAATGGGGGTATGAACCAATTTTTATCAGCACTCACAAGCAGCAAGGAATCGAGAGATTACTTGAGCAGTTGCGCGATCGCATTACGATAGTTTCAGGTCCGTCTGGAGTTGGTAAATCGAGCCTGATTAACTATCTGGTTCCCCAGGCAAACCTTCGGGTGGCAAAAGTTTCAGGCAAGTTAGCAAGAGGTCGTCACACCACGCGCCATGTTGAGTTGTTTGAGTTGCCCGCAGGGGGCTTGCTGGCAGATACACCAGGGTTCAACCAGCCAGAATTAAACTGTAGCCCAGAGGCACTTGCCAGCTATTTCCCTGAGGTGCAACATCGGCTAGTACAGACATTTTGTCAGTTCAGCAATTGTCTACACCGCAACGAGCCAGGCTGCGTGGTGCGGGGAGATTGGGAGCGATACGATTCTTATTTGATGTTGCTAGAAGAAGCGATCGCGCGGCAAACGGCTTTAGAGCAAACCCGCACTGAAGAATCTACACTGAAAGTGAAAACCCGCCGTCAGGGACGGGAAACCTATGAACCAAAGCTAGAACTCAAGAAATATCGTCGTTTGTCACGCCGCACTCAGCAGCAAGAACTTCTGGAGTTGCAGTATGAGGAGGAAGCCTCCATTGAGGAATAATGCTACCCTTTCAGGGTGACTGTTGCCTCAGCGATTGTCCAG is a window of Leptolyngbyaceae cyanobacterium JSC-12 DNA encoding:
- a CDS encoding chaperone protein DnaK (IMG reference gene:2510095878~PFAM: Hsp70 protein~TIGRFAM: chaperone protein DnaK), yielding MGKVIGIDLGTTNSCVAVLEGGQPIVISSSEGGRTTPSMVGFGRASERLVGQLAKRQAVTNAENTIFSIKRFIGRRWEETEQERSRVPYSCIRGKDDTVDVQIRGKSYTPQEISAMILQKLKQDAESYLGETVTQAVITVPAYFSDAQRQATKDAGTISGLEVLRIINEPTAAALAYGMDKQDQDQCILVFDLGGGTFDVSILQLGDGVFEVKATSGNNHLGGDDFDDVIVRWMIEAFKAQEGIDLSIDKMALQRLREAAEKAKIELSSTLTTSINLPFITADETGPKHLEMELTRAKFEELASHLIESTIEPTAQALKDADLTIDDIDRILLVGGSTRIPAVQEAIRKYFNGKAPDRSVNPDEAVALGAAIQAGVLGGEVKDLLLLDVTPLSLGIETLGEVFTKIIERNTTIPTSKTQVFSTATDGQTSVEIHALQGERAMAKDNKSLGKFQLNGIPPAPRGVPQIEVSFDIDANGILKVSARDKGTGREQSISITNTGGLSSTEIERMRQEAEVFAEEDQNRKQLVELKNQAESLFYSYETTIRDNGEFISEELKALSAERLEDLKAAIANPNIAVEAMKQKLDALQQTLLDIGTAVYQRTTESSSYDSVGYADDVAAYSEATEDATVRYDPHSSASLDEEFNFDEDATITADYEAVD
- a CDS encoding ribosome small subunit-dependent GTPase A (IMG reference gene:2510095882~PFAM: Protein of unknown function, DUF258~TIGRFAM: ribosome small subunit-dependent GTPase A), which translates into the protein MSAELQESSANDQASSSGLVGMVLAVQANFYLVRLSAHIEAPAPIHSSTLSSPSSPVSTVPSSSLPLPSLSPYPSIPLTLLCTRRSRLKKLGQRVMVGDRVEIEEPDWQGGRGAIARILPRTSELDRPPVANANQVLLVFALAEPTLDPNQLTRFLIKAESTRLNVCLCLSKRDLVSQAEQDRWQQRLHQWGYEPIFISTHKQQGIERLLEQLRDRITIVSGPSGVGKSSLINYLVPQANLRVAKVSGKLARGRHTTRHVELFELPAGGLLADTPGFNQPELNCSPEALASYFPEVQHRLVQTFCQFSNCLHRNEPGCVVRGDWERYDSYLMLLEEAIARQTALEQTRTEESTLKVKTRRQGRETYEPKLELKKYRRLSRRTQQQELLELQYEEEASIEE
- a CDS encoding hypothetical protein (IMG reference gene:2510095879), whose translation is MLLQKNIVVSSSLALYYLSELTTDKGGVLDARG
- a CDS encoding chaperone protein DnaJ (IMG reference gene:2510095880~PFAM: DnaJ domain; DnaJ C terminal region; DnaJ central domain (4 repeats)~TIGRFAM: chaperone protein DnaJ), with the translated sequence MADFYETLGVSRDADKEEIKQAYRRLARKYHPDVNKEPGAEERFKEINRAYEVLSEPEMRARYDRFGEAGIGGAAAGAGGFQDFGDFGGFAADIFESFFSGFGGGMGTQTASRKRGPTRGDDLRLDLKLEFREAVFGGEKEIRISHLETCNTCEGSGAKPGTRPHTCSTCNGSGQVRRAARTPFGSFTQVSVCPTCNGTGQVIDEKCEACGGRGQRQETKKLKITIPAGVDNGTRLRVTGEGDAGQRNGPSGDLYVYLYVTQDSEFRRDGINILSDLKVSYIQALLGARVEVNTVDDKPHEILIPPGTQPGTVLTLENKGVPKLGNPVARGDHLITVHVDIPTKLMPEERELLEKIAKIRGERTEKGGIEGFIGKMFGG
- a CDS encoding putative redox protein, regulator of disulfide bond formation (IMG reference gene:2510095881~PFAM: SirA-like protein) — translated: MNAKTMVENPDVRLDLRGTPCPINFVRTKLRLEQMQPGELLEVWLDPGEPVEQVPDSLAMEGYAIEDLENHVDFFALQVRCPTNSGSEC